From a single Apostichopus japonicus isolate 1M-3 chromosome 12, ASM3797524v1, whole genome shotgun sequence genomic region:
- the LOC139978079 gene encoding uncharacterized protein isoform X2, producing the protein MISLPETSSAKTSRSEVRWRLNHIRWCKNFKDCSCTEKKRHVKTATNVFLILLIVALCALLSEAVYWCALEAGGAIPNNDVVLVGNLRYACSSTGLTAI; encoded by the exons ATGATTTCTCTACCAGAAACTTCCAGTGCGAAGACTTCCAGATCAGAGGTAAGGTGGAGGTTAAATCATATCCGTTGGTGCAAGAATTTCAAAGACTGCAGCTGTACCG AAAAAAAACGACACGTAAAAACGGCTACAAATGTGTTTCTCATCCTATTAATCGTAGCACTGTGTGCTCTACTCTCAG AAGCCGTCTACTGGTGCGCTTTAGAGGCTGGAGGGGCCATACCGAATAATGACGTTGTTTTGGTCGGAAATCTGCGCTATGCGTGTTCCAGCACAGGTCTTACGG CTATCTAA
- the LOC139978079 gene encoding uncharacterized protein isoform X1, whose protein sequence is MISLPETSSAKTSRSEVRWRLNHIRWCKNFKDCSCTEKKRHVKTATNVFLILLIVALCALLSEAVYWCALEAGGAIPNNDVVLVGNLRYACSSTGLTGVIVANVL, encoded by the exons ATGATTTCTCTACCAGAAACTTCCAGTGCGAAGACTTCCAGATCAGAGGTAAGGTGGAGGTTAAATCATATCCGTTGGTGCAAGAATTTCAAAGACTGCAGCTGTACCG AAAAAAAACGACACGTAAAAACGGCTACAAATGTGTTTCTCATCCTATTAATCGTAGCACTGTGTGCTCTACTCTCAG AAGCCGTCTACTGGTGCGCTTTAGAGGCTGGAGGGGCCATACCGAATAATGACGTTGTTTTGGTCGGAAATCTGCGCTATGCGTGTTCCAGCACAGGTCTTACGG